Below is a genomic region from Schistocerca americana isolate TAMUIC-IGC-003095 chromosome 1, iqSchAmer2.1, whole genome shotgun sequence.
ATCCACTTTCTGTAAGAAGAAACGTGGTCATCCGATTAGGAGACGCGTTTTCATTGATACACGATCCAATCTCGATGATctcatgcccactgcagtcgtaactgatctTTCAGCAACACGGAAACACTTTGGATACCTACACTGCACACTGAAGTGTATGCTCCCAAACACTTGTGCCTCTGCCAGAATTATACCCTGTTGTCACATCTGCCACAGATTATCGTCTATCTTCTTTCACAGAGCAGTCAAGTCTCCGGTCTCCGCATTCTGTAATAAGTGTTAGCTTTTAACAAATTGTTGCCTTCTCTGGGTTTCactatccttcaaccactttccatagatattCACGACAGTAGCGCATGAACAGCCGAAcatcttcgccgttttcgagattctcgtttccagatGCAGGGTCATAACAATCTTCCCTTttccaaagtcgcttatgtcagtggatttccctttTTCCGGCCCATATCGTCCTAGGATGATTCTCCGTCCGCCTCTACGCCACTTAGACACTTTCTTTACCGCGCCACACGGCCGCAGCGCTATAAGGTACCAGTGTTGTCGGCAGTGGTCATAAAACTCTGGCTCATCAGCGTATCTGCAATTATCCGTAGATAAGTGGACGGCAATTGTGATTACCAAGCCATCTTCAGCAGAGTCCTTTATATAATACGTTGACACAATGCTCAAGGATTCATCCTGTTAGTGAAGATGCAAAAGTACAAGAATTCTTCCTCAAGATTCTCTCAATGCTCTTCCCAGTACTAAAATTTATCGAAATACTGCAAAAGTTTTTAGCAATGTGTAAACAGCTATATAAATAAATTTCACTAGCACAATCTTACATACTTCCTGATGACTGTTTCCCAATCTAGAAATCAAAGAACAGTTAATTACAATTCAcaagttttaattttggacacaaagACAATTTATACACTCGTCATAACGCACTGTACACAACACTTTGAGGAGGAAGATGAGGATAATTCGCACATGACTGTTTAATATGCTGCCTGGTTACCATAATGTGATTGATTGTTAAATGTATTCATCTGACCGCCACGAGGGTGGTTCCCATAGCCATGTTGCCCTTGGAATTGTTGGTATCCCTGgtttgcattccactgacctggATTGCCATGCATGCCGAAATTATGGACTTGACTAGGTGAAGCATGAGGATTGAAACCACCCTGCATATTGTTTTGTGGGTAGCCATGGTGCCCCATACGAGGATTTCCCGTTGAATCATGTGGTCCCTGATTGTGTGAATGTCCCATGTGGATACCAGGATTGTGAACACCAGCGCCAGATGTACCCTGATGGCCGTAATGAGGATTTCCCCCATGCACGTTGGGATTGTGTTGATAATTATATTGATGTGGATTATGGACAACATCACCTTGAGAATGAGAGTGGGTCATATTATGTTGGAACATTTGGTTTGGATTGTTCTGCATGTTGCCTGAATGTGGGTAATGTTGGTTGTTTGGATGGTTGTGCATGTTATTAGCATTTGGTGGATACTGTTGGCCATAGTTTTCATGATGCCCCATGTGATGGGCATATCCAGGATTGTTTGCATTAAACTGGTGAGCTGTACCAGGGTTGTGATGTCCGTGAGCTGCGTGAGATGGGTACATCTGATTATGCTTAGGACTTGGGGGCAGTACCTGTGGTGGGTACCCTTCATATGGATAGTCTGGTGCCTTGCTAGGGTTCCCTGAGGTCTGGTGAGGGTTATTATGCTGATAACCTGAATGAGGATTATGGCTTTCTGTTGGGTTACCATGAGTATGACCTGGATTTGGAGTATTTACTCCATGTGGATTGCCTGAATACTGTCCATGAGGGTTACCATAAGTCGAGGTCTCTCCAGCAGCACCTGCATCATATGGCATGCTTGTGCCATGATGTGGCATGTGACCAGGATGGGGATTTCCATGGCCAGCGTGAGGTGGGTGGCCAGGGTTCATTGGATGGGGATTTCCATGACCGGTATGAGGTGGGTGGCCAGGGTTCATTGGATGGGGATTTCCATGACCGGGGTTCGCTTGATGGGGATTTCCATGACCGGGATTCGCTTGATGGGGATTTCCATGACCGGGATTCGCTTGATGTGGATTTCCATGACCAGAATGAGGGTTCATTTGATGGGGATTTCCATGACCAGAATGAGGGTTCATTTGATGTGGATTTCCATGACCAGCATGATGTGGGTGGCCAGGATTCATTGCTTGGGGATTCCCCATAGTTTGTCCTTGTATGTGAGTACCAGGATTATTTGAGATCTCCATTGGCCCAGGGTTGTGTGTCATATGTGGGTTATTGACAGTATTGGTGGCATGAGGATTACCATGACTGCCTGAGTGTGGGTTATTGAAATTCATTTGATTGTCATGTCCAGCATGGTACGGATTATTGATAGTTCCTGGATTGTTGTGACCAGGATTGTGGGGGTTACTATGTTCAGCTTGATGGGGGTTTCCATGGGCGTAATTAGGATTCATTTGATGGGGATTTCCATGCGAAATTTCGGTTCCTGGATTGCCATGACTCATGTGATGTGGGTTATTGTGAACTGCGTCACGAGGACTGCTGAGTGAATGAGGATTACCCTGAGCAGGAACATACTGTCCATGTGGATTGTCAGAGTGTACATGAGGAAAATTACCAGCTCCATCCACTTGGCTACCAGGGTTTCCAAAAGTGTTCATATGGCCTGGATTATTATGGTGATGAGTGGCATCAGTAACCTGGTtatcgccagaactatatacaGCATTGTCCAAAGGACTGTTATGTGGATTGTGTCCTATTCCCGGATTGCTGTGCCCCTGGTGCTGTGGTTCGTTATCCCCCTGATTTCCGAACTGTACATTCTGCCCTTGGGGCATAGTTGCGTCTCGGGGTGTGGTGGGGACAGAGCCACCACTGTAGTAGCCGTCTGAAGGCATCTGCTGGCAGTAGTCCTGAGAGGCGTCTCCGGCTCCAGCACCCTGCTGGAACTGTGGCTCCGGTGGAGGACATGGATGGTCTCCAGCGCCAATCTGTGGACTGTCACCCTTGAGTTCTGGTGGACAGCGGCATTCGTGTGGTAAGCCGTCCCGTTTGCTGCAGCGACAGCCTCTGCTCAGCACACTTGAGCGGATCCTGGTGTCTGTGGCCATGACTGTTGCACCAGTACAATGTTGTTACtgaaaaatgataatttaatttttAGATAAGTACATGTCCTTGGAATATTTATAGAACTTAATACAGTGATGCTCAGGAATCAATTTACAGGCTGTTAAACATAATTTGTATTCAAATACTACTAAGTGCTATGTTTCAGCGCCACACAAAAATGATGCATACATGCTCTTTTTTGGGGAGGAGGGGATGTTAGGGGATGGCAGGACGGATTTTAGTCTCAGCATTTAAGAAGAAACTCGACATTATGTAATGTGAAACCTTCTAGAAAGAAACCAAATCAATGTAAAAGTTCCAAATGTAAAGATTATATAAAACTTATATCCTCGATAAGAGCTCATCAAAATGGAACTTTTTTGTCAAACCATTTTTTGGGTCGTTCTATACCATGTGATCTAAAGGTCCTAACTGACCCTTTTCAATTTTGATTAAATTTTTACAGGATGTATGTATGAGTCTTACACGAAGCCATGCCAATTTACAGCTTGACAAGTAATATGGTTATGCTTTTGTAAAGACCAGATTTTTCCATATTGCGGCAGATACGAATAAATTAACGTGTTTGATTTACTGTTGCTCACGATCTAAGGACATTATCACGTTGAAATTTAGTAATTCTGCTGAACTTTTCAGGTACAACAGCCTTGTTGCTGTATGTGTGGTTCAGCGTACAGCAGATTTTTCACAGTTTGTTGTTAAAGTAGCTCATAAATCTTGCCGTGAAAAGCTTGGACCACTTTTCAGCGGCTTGTATCTTATAATGGAATGACTTACTGATGTTGATTTTTTTCTCGATCACAGACAGCCATCATGTCATAAAGCGTCTTGATTACTCAAATAATGACTGAGTTATACGAGCCTAAGCCGATTCAAAAAAATTACGCAGCAATTTCGTCTCATTTTCAAAAGACTGTGTCTCAAAAGAATCGtctcacacacaatttttttgcgGTACTGAAAGGAGAGCACTTTGATcaggaaaatgttttttttttcaatttttgagaCGAACCACTTTAGAGATAATGaagaaaatcatttgaaaattatGTAAAAACTGTTACAGCTGTCTTTGTTTTTATAGAATAGAAATTAATTTGCTCAGCCTTTGACTTCTAAACGTTTATCTGCTCATTTAGGTTGTTTCTCCCTGTTTTGGAATTCAACTAGCTTGATGGATGTTCCAGGCAATATATTTCAGACGATACTGCATGTCACCTGGTAACACTTGCATCAGAAAAATGTTTGAAGGAAATGGAAGAATTTTTAGCACCACAGCAACAATTATTTAATCGAAGAAGAGACTTACGTCTTGGTGAAAATGCCAAAATATGCTGTCGTCACAGAGCATTGCATTTTGATAAGTATGAATGTCTATGGAGAGTCTGTTGTAATACTTTTAGTTTAAAGAGCCAGTCTGTGAACAAAGACTTATGAGGTGTTACTTTGGAAAGAGGTGATCAGTTGGAAGCTATAACAAAAAGCAATATTCAATCCGGTCAGAAAACATGCCCAAAATTTCGAAAACAAATTGCACCAAAAAACCATTACAGCTGAGTCAGTTTAATCAAAGTCAGACCATCGGAGTCACTCAACACAAGCCTAACTGCTATTGGGATCTCTCATCTGAAATTTCAAGGGTGTCAACGAGGGGCTCTAGAGCGTATACAAAAAAGATAAGTAAAAGTCAAGAACAAATTGCACacaacactgttgctgctgggtcTGTGACCCAAAAGATTTTCTAACGCTTAGTACAATTAAGGCATGTCCTGACCGCTTAGATTATAGGCTGCTGAGTAAAGAACTGAAAGAAATGTTGTAGTTGTCAAAGCATTcagaaaaattgcaaattttaacaTTATTACCTCAAACCTGTACCATAAAAAAACTGATGCAAGAGTTCGGTTTctcagaaagaatggtaaaatgTTGTCAGGTGTCATGCACAATGATATGCAAAACCAAAATTGCACTGAAATATTGTCTTGCACATCCGTCAAGCTACAGTTATATTCTAACTTCCACTAGACATTTTTAAACGGAAGCTGAATATTTTCACCTGACCATAACTGCATGTTCATGTGTGGTAAATAGTGTTTAGTCAATTACGTAACAGGACGGAAATAAGCTAAATAAACAGATGAACATTTCTAGAAGTAAAAGGCTGAGAAAATTAAAACAGTAGATGTTGCGTAATTTTCCGCGCGTAGTAGCAATCACTGCGTTTTGTTGAACTTCTTTGTTAACTCTGAACTTGTTACAAAACTGAAACAAACTTTTCCTGACCAGTTAAAATGAGGtcttctgaatggtgcaaaaaaatCAAATCTGGGATGATCCTTTTATGATACTGCCTTTTGAAATtcagaacatatatatatatatatatatacacgctaCGTGCACGGATTTATGACATACCGGctagctgcaaatggggaaaaaaATCAGCACCAGGAAGTCATTTTTATAGTACGATACAAGCTGATAAAACACGATCCAAATCCGTAACGACTAGGTTTATAAGCTTCTTTCACAGCAAGTTGCAATAAATCTGCTGTGTACTGAGCACACGTTCTACTACTAGGCTGTCGTACCTAAAACGTCGAGCAGGGTCGCCAATTTTCTACGACGGAGTCCCCTTGGATCATGATCAACAGTAAAACAAACTTGGTGATTTATTCGTATATGATATGGAAAAAACTGGCCTTTACAGAAGCGTAGCCAGGGGCCGCAGCATACTATTTATCGAACTGCAATTTGGTATGGCTGCATGTAAGACGCAAAGATACATCAAAACTGGAGACTGACGACCTAGTTCAGATTTGGGCCACTTGACAAGGAATGATCCTTTTGGTACCTTGCACCGATTCGACTGTACTATGAAATAATTTCCTGCCACTGACAAGTTGAAAAACTTATGAAGAAATGAACGAATTTTTTAGGATTATGAATGTGCTTGAAATAAATGTTCTAGCGAGAAGAATCTTTGCCGtaaattaaatgttttaaatagGTACTTCTCTCCTATTTAGAACTTAAAGGGCATTTTTTCTAAAATtagaagtaatttttttcttataattttgtatcaaacccatttttttatttattccacaGGTTTTTCTGATTGTTCCTTTGTGACATAAAAGTTTAGAAGAAATATCTAGATAATAGAACATTAAATGAGGCCCAGACTTAATTcccttttcattaatttttcttgagTCGTATCGAAAGACGTACTGTCCCTACAGTTCCCTCGTCACAGTTGCAGAAATGATTTGTAGTGCCAAACTTACACAAATACAGTACAAGACTGTTGTTACAAAAAGAAAACGTTCTGAACACATATGATCTTCAACTGAAATCGGACAAATGTACTCTTTTGCAAAAATATGTAAAGGAAAACATCGCaactattttaaaataataaattcttgtatttttaaaatacacGACTAGCccgaacattatgaccgcctacctTTTAACCGcaatgtccacctttgacacggatGACAGCGGCGGAACGTCGTGGCATGAAAGCAACGAGGCCTTGTTAGGTCGCTAGAgggaactggcatcacatctgcacgcacatgtcacctaattcccgtaaattctggggatgggggcgatgagctctgatgccacgttcagtcacatcccagatgtgttctaccAGTTTCAGACCTGGCGAGCGGCGGgcaagcacatcaattggaactcaccattgtgttcctcgaaccactccatcacacttctacTCTTGTCAcagggcgcattatcttgttgaaaatttcCACTGCCGTCTagaaacatgaccgtcatgaaggggtgtttgtggtctgcaaccaatgtacgatactccttgtccGTAATGGTGCCTTGagcgagctccactggatccatggattcccacgcgaatgttccccagaccacaatggagccgccgccggcttgtctccgtcccgcagtgcaggttcgaggagctgttcccctagaagacgacggattcgcgacctcccatcggcacgatgaagaaggtatcagattcatcagaccatgcaacgctctgccgttgcgccaacgtccagtgccgatgatgaCGTGCCAATTTCAGTCGCGGAGTTAACTTTGGCACatacatgggtcatcggctgcggaggcccatcgatGGGAGTGTTCGATGCGCTTTATGTTCAGacgcacttgcactctgcccagcactaaagtctgatgttagttctgccaccgTCCGCCGTCTAacctgttttgccagtctgcccagcctacgacgtccgacatcggtAATGAGGGATGGCTCCCAAAtccacaacgtctggacgtggattcaccttggtttcgccaggtGTTGAAAACGCTACAGCACtgctcgaacatccgacaagtcatacagtttccgaaatcctcgtgccgagtctccgggcCATAAGAAcctgccttcggtcaaactcagcTACATCGCgctccaggtgacgctgctatcgcctggccgCGTTTATATTGACAGTTGGTCGATGTTCATAACGTTGTGGATGTCAATATATCTTGAACTGTCTTTCATAAAATACATGATGTAAGAAAAAATTTTCACTACAACATGAAAAATAAGATCATCAGACCCTACAAAATTTCTTTCGGGCCGCTATTCTGTTTACCAACGTACATAATATCTTCTGATGATATCTTCAAATTGTCACgctataccaaaaaaaaaaaaaaaaaattgacgacaAATATTCTCTCTCTATTGAAACGTACTTAATCTCTTGTATCCCGCAAATCTTTGAAAGAAAAAACCGCCATTTGACTTTATATTGCTAAATTTATCTTGGGTACTATTTAAATTTCGGATTTTATGCCATTATCGAGCacaatgctaaaagttcttagaccattaacacgtCATCTGAGGTAAAGTTAGTCCAAAGCACTTTTTAAGTGCTGCATTTGGTCAGGATCGGGAATGTTGGGAAGCGGGGCGTCCGGTGACTAGGAGAAAACCGTCGAAGGAAAAGATCGTTTCCGGTCACCAGTGGATGTTTTATTTCTCCAGAAGCCTACGCCTAAGGGTGCACTAAACTCAAACTCGCTATGGCAACAAGAGACTGCCACAGTTAAATTGAGAGACATTGCGCCCCCAGTGGGTGGAACTAGTGGACAAGTCAGGTCACGGACGAAGCTAGCACGCAAGAAAGCGTTCTCAATACCGACGCACTCTCGCCAACCCGCCCGGCGCGCCCAATGTGatcgcctccacccccccccccccccaccacaccacaCCCCCTCCCGCGTCCTCATATTGATGGACAGCACAGCGCTCCTAATCAGCGGTACTACCGTGGGGCAGTGTTTACGTGGACGGAGCGTGGGTGTTACGCAGAGCATCCGATACTATGCCAGTTCAGGCTCAGCCATTGTCTTACCAAAAAGGCAGTACCGTATGTCATTTGAAAGGCGATTAAAGTggaaaattcgaaaaattttgaAAACCCGGTTTTTATATCAATAAATCGGGTCATCATGCACATTCCCTCCCCCTTCTGTGAGAGCCGTTTTACGAATTCTAAAAATGAGttagaaattataaaaatgaaggCAAATTTAAATGGCTCCCGTGGAAAGTTCTGCCAACATTTACGGTAATATGGAACCTTAGAAATACTCGAGGGATTGAATTATAGCTGATCATTTAGAAGGGGCATGATTTACATATCAAATAATTGTTTGAATTTATCCGGTTTTGATATTTGTGAAAGTCGTGTATAGGATGGCCACATACAACTTGTTACAAAATTAAGGAAAATTAGAGAAGTGCCACTGTGAGATGGGTCTCGATGTGGGGTTGCTCGTGCAATGCCGTCTGCGTTAGGGCGGTGTTACGAGAACGACTGATATCAAAGCCGGCGGTCAGCCGGACAACGGCTGAGAGGAGCGCGGCAGGGCTCGGAGGCCGCGTTGTGAGGGGTAGGCAGGGAGTTGGTGTAGGTAACGGAGGTTGTGTCGGAGGTCTAGAATTGCCGAAACATTTAGTGACTGATCATCGATACATTGATCCGTCCTTCAAGACATCGGTCGTCTGCTTGGTTGACACACCAAGACGTCGCCCTTGCCTTAAGGTAAACCAGCGTGGAATTAAGCATTTAATACTGTGGCAACGGAGGAGCAACACCTCGTTGTTGTTGGATGGAAAAAAGGGAGGCGTATTAGGTACAGTCGGAGCGACTCACTTCAAATTATCCTGGGATGGCCACTCCTCGACAGAAGACGTGCAGAACAGAGTTGGTAACGTGGCGGCAGGGCAAGAAATACAGAGCGGCAAGCGGTTTACTGGTATCTACCGGGTTTTCATTGGAGGAATGGATACGCACACACCGTGCTCCGTAAGCAGCGTAGGGAAACACGTTACTCCATTTCACCCCGTTCACCAACGAAGCAAACGAACTTTCCCTCGCTTTTCAATCAGCAAACGCTGTCTTACCAAAACCGACTGCGCCCTCAGTATCATTAGCCATTTTCTCTCACTGATGTTACAATAAGTTGATATGTCTCCCATGGTGCCTCTAGTGCAGTAATGTTATTAATGAGAACATCCATCATAGGCTTTCCTTCACACAGTTAACATTTTCAGGATCCGTGAAACGGCTCTCACGGAATGGGCAGGAAatgtggttcaagtggttcaaatggctctaagcaatatgggacttaacatctgaggtcatcagtcccctagacttagaactacttaaacctaactaacctaaggacatcacaaacatccatgcccgaggcaggattcgaacctgcgaccgtagcagcagatcggttcaggactgaagcgcctagaaccgctcagccagagCGGCCGGCCGAGGAAATGTGCAAGGTGAGCAAGTTTATTAATAGGAGATACAGGTCTTCATAAGTTTTTGgaatttttcattttaattgtCTTTCGTATGAAAAAATGGAGAAATAAAACCACCACTGGTAACTGGAAACGATCTGTTCCGTCGAAAGTTTTCTCCTAACACCACCCGACATCCCGCTTCCCGATTATTTTCCCATCATGACCAAGTTCAGCACGTACGAAGTGGTGTCACAAGTGAGTACAGGAAAGGAAGAGAGTGatgttactgtatcccgcttaAGTCAACAATGTACAGGAGATCGAATGATCAGGACTTATCAAGTGAGAATCCAGGGCTGACGTTAAATGACAGAATAGGAAGTtaagttcaagtggttcaagtggctctgagcactatgggactcaactgctgaggtcattagtcccctagaacttagaactagttaaacctaactaacctaacgacatcacaaacatccatgcccgaggcaggactcgaacctgcgaccgtagcggtctcgcggttccagactgcagcgcctttaaccgcacggccacttcggccggcaggaagttAAGTCAAATAAAGAGAATGTATTTCAGTGTACGGGATACAAGGGCTTTCCTATGGTAGAAAATTACCAGATGTAGGCCAGTCGAACAACTAAATAAATGGGCAACGGGAGGGGAGGCGGTTCATGCTAAGTTAAGCTGGTGGCCGGTCATGGAGAGTAGACCCAGAGGGTGTGCCTCCCAAGGAatacgtctgttctgctcgaggtctggatcacaaaAAGTATTGCATGGCTGTGGCTCAGCACCATCGTAAAATTCTACAATTGACTTGGATTCTTCTATCTTTCTGCAGACTTCAAGCAGTGTGACGTTATGATTTTAAAGTTTCTCATAAAGGTCTTTCTAAAACACATTCCACTTGGACAGCCTCAACATCACTGTTTCGAGAAAAGGGGTCTGTACGATAGGTCTGGGGGCCCCACTATGTGACTCAAATGTAATAGAATAAATTTTATATAGAAACTTGTCGGTTTTGTAGTGAAAGGAACTTTTATTCTACTATCAAGCGAAACACAAATTCAAGGTTTTCTTTTCACTGCAAAACTAcaaatttctaaataaaatttattCTATTACATATGAGTTGCTGAGAGAAAAAGTTTTGGAGCTCGCTAAGAAATGATTTTACACTACATTTCATGAATAATCTTCTGTGGGCGCCGAGAAGTGGACTCCTTGGcttaaaatttatgaaatttaatgttacAGATTTAATACAGCAGAACGATAAACACCAGTTTTACGAATctatttgaagatgttcttcaataCAATAGGAAGAGATACACcagaattttcttttaaatttacttCTAATCTTCATTATGTATATCACAAGGCACAATGTTTCATTAGATTGTTGAATGTATGTATGTCCATGTACGTTTAGTTTTTAACTGactacctttttttatatttctaggcaagtaaaaaaatatttaagtagcATCGTTATTCTGTCCATTTTGAGATAAGTCTACTTTCAACGAAGAATAACGAAAGGTTACCTTTTCTTCTGTTGTTGCAGTAATGGACATCGTTCTACGTTCTGAGCTTAATTACCAATTTTCGTGAGGTAGAAAGTTCGATGGATAATTTATTCATTAATCAAACGGCATAAGTAACTATCTCACATTAAATCAATACACAAGCATCTTCCATAATCCATATTCGATAATAAATATGAGAGACGAACTTTCTTACCAACATCACATCTTTCTTACCAACAACACTTCTCTCCACGTTTAAACATGGATGCATAAAGTCGAAACTACCCATACCAAATTTCTCACAGATACAAATTCGATATCAaacatttgcctttggtggacaaGACTTTACCAACTGAACCATATGAACTTTCCTAAGAATTTGAAACATGGCTTCATTCTCCAAGTTTCTCTTTCTACTCATCCATATCCCACCACTACTGCCCTTCAAACCAACGTCGAGTGGAAATCGTAGGTCAAAAAATATGATGGAGAATACCTTGCTTGCAGCCTATAGCTGCTTCCAGAATGTTTTTACGTAGTCTAAAATGGAATTTGTGGTGCAATGAAACTTTAGAATCGTGAGCCGACATatggttttaatctgtcaggaagtgtcaTTATTGTATTCATTCTGTAATCATTTGCTAGGCTACAGCTGAACCATACTTCAAGTGATTTCTTTCCGCAGTAAGTATTAGTATGTATATGCAGATGAATGTCTACATGTTATGTAGAATACATGTAAGTTTCACTGCTATGTACACTCGCTGCAAAGCATATGATTCATTCTTGCGACTACTAAAGGTATCGATGTAGACATCTCATCGGTAGTAAATTAATTACTTTTACGTCTACTATCTCACTTCTTAAAGAACGACATATCCATTCTACCTAGTCGGATGTACTGTAGTAAAGTCACGAAGCTGACCCGATACTTCTTAAACTCGTATTGTTTCCCCCTGGTTACACTGAAAGACATGCATTCGATGCCTATTCTGCACTGTCGCCTGTTGGACAAAATACGTAGTTTTACAGCAGCATTGTGACACGATCCAGAACTCGCAAGTACAACGAACTCAAGACGAAATTACTGAAGGGGTGAAATTGTTGGGTGTAAAAATAATTTCTGGAGGACACTGAGGAAATGTTACAGTGCCTTTGTGTTCACGACATACGCCACCTGACAAAAAAgttgaaacacccagaagacatcGTCGGATGTAAAGTTAATATCGTACCCTTACACACCATCGGCGGATATTTAACGAGTCACAGTTCTGTCTGACAGGTATAACGGCCACCAGAGTGGATTAGTTTTGTACATGATTAGTGTAGTTACCAAGCGTGGCAACGTGTATAAGGACGTGAACGGCGTTAAAAGTTGAGTTATCACTATCAAAGACACTGAGATGCCGCGCATTCGTGTGAAACAGCGTATCACCACCtgacattgtgggtctccatttgaatGGCTCGTCGAAACGTGCGATATCCAAATTTGAGGGGCATTCGGATGCAACAGTGGCCCTATGTTGGACTGCACAGGCTCCCAAGGGCAGCCATATTCGTTGTCAACTTTCCACTCGATCACGTCGGACGACAACAGGGGAGCAACGTCATACTGTGCACCGAGAACATCGTAACCCATTCACGCATGCTCCTGCCATCCGGAAAGACCTGATGGACTCCCGGCAACATCCTGCACCATTGCTCGGAGGCTATCAGGAGCCATACTAGGCAATACTGTCCCATGGGTAGGATGCTGTTGACACCACAATACAGACGGCTGCGTCTGGCGTGGTGCCATGGtcgggaaacatggactgctgataaatgatGCCGCATTCTGTTCAGtcatgaatcgtggttctgcacaacCCTGATgatcatcgtcggcgagtatggcggcgagctgAGAAGCGGTctcattcttctaatgttttggatAGGCATAGTCAACGTGTGGGAACCCAACGGGTATGGCTGCAGGTCACGTCTGACAGTGATTGGAGGAACTCTGATGGCATCCTCACgccatcctgcatcctcatgtgttaactCTCACGTAACAGTATCGTAGTGCCATTTTCAACAGAACAATACTTGTAcacacatgacacgtgtctctatgGA
It encodes:
- the LOC124548058 gene encoding GATA zinc finger domain-containing protein 14-like — translated: MATDTRIRSSVLSRGCRCSKRDGLPHECRCPPELKGDSPQIGAGDHPCPPPEPQFQQGAGAGDASQDYCQQMPSDGYYSGGSVPTTPRDATMPQGQNVQFGNQGDNEPQHQGHSNPGIGHNPHNSPLDNAVYSSGDNQVTDATHHHNNPGHMNTFGNPGSQVDGAGNFPHVHSDNPHGQYVPAQGNPHSLSSPRDAVHNNPHHMSHGNPGTEISHGNPHQMNPNYAHGNPHQAEHSNPHNPGHNNPGTINNPYHAGHDNQMNFNNPHSGSHGNPHATNTVNNPHMTHNPGPMEISNNPGTHIQGQTMGNPQAMNPGHPHHAGHGNPHQMNPHSGHGNPHQMNPHSGHGNPHQANPGHGNPHQANPGHGNPHQANPGHGNPHPMNPGHPPHTGHGNPHPMNPGHPPHAGHGNPHPGHMPHHGTSMPYDAGAAGETSTYGNPHGQYSGNPHGVNTPNPGHTHGNPTESHNPHSGYQHNNPHQTSGNPSKAPDYPYEGYPPQVLPPSPKHNQMYPSHAAHGHHNPGTAHQFNANNPGYAHHMGHHENYGQQYPPNANNMHNHPNNQHYPHSGNMQNNPNQMFQHNMTHSHSQGDVVHNPHQYNYQHNPNVHGGNPHYGHQGTSGAGVHNPGIHMGHSHNQGPHDSTGNPRMGHHGYPQNNMQGGFNPHASPSQVHNFGMHGNPGQWNANQGYQQFQGQHGYGNHPRGGQMNTFNNQSHYGNQAAY